GCGCTTACTACTGCAAGGGTCCTTTTGATATCAACTATTTGCAAGAGAGATTATTTCACGGTATGAAATGGAATAATCAACCAAACCATTCATCATTGTATACATATTCTTCCATTTGGTTggtatattattttaattgactTTCAAGTAAGTCGTACTTTAAAGCTCATATAATGTGGAATTGGTCCACCCACGTGTGGAAGACGACGATGGAATTGCACATCGAATTGCAATCTCGCCGTCAAGTCGACTTGCATCGAACTTTAAAATGAGCCACTAGGACCTGGACCGGTCAACGGTACATAGCGATGGATTGAATGCCTATTTTGacctggttttttttttttttttttttggagcaaaCAAGCAGGAatacattaataaaaaaagttactaGTACATACATTGAATGCAGACTGGGGATTATTAACCCAATCCCTAGGGATTATTGACCTGGTTAAAAAAGGCATGAATTGGTGAAGTCATATCCAAAGATTTATCTATTTCGATTGATTTAGACGTTGATTATGTAGTGTGTGAAATTTAGAGAAGCTGAAACCAAAACTAAAAGTAAGTCAGCTCAATTGGGTCCTCCAATTTCTTAATGATTCATTAGATCGATTATTGATCTTCGATTTTTTCGTACAAGGCATCCCCGCATAATCGATAGTACCTACTTCTCACAAGAGATCAAGCTTCTTTTGGAGTTCGGCTTTTCTCCAAACTGGACCAACCCGGATTCCAATTTTTTCTTCGTTCCACAGTTTTGAGCACTGTATTTTGACGAGATGCTTGATCTTTTGCCTATTGGACAGATGACATCACGCGTCGGAGAAGTCGAAAATTCCAAGTCAAGGAGCGCGAAACAGCAAAAGGGCATTCGCGGTTGCTATTGGAATTGGATGGGACGGTTGAAAGATCCTTCGAAATCGTCGTACTCCCTGTCCGACGACAGTCCCCGAGATTCAATTCGATCCATCAAGAGACTCCCTCGCCTCATTTTCCAAGATCGAAACAGAGCTAAAAGCCGAAGAGGATTTTCAGTGAACTTCTTTATTCCGAATGTACTAACTTTCTCCGACAGCACATGGGCGGCATTATTGCACGACCAGCTGTCTAACGAAAGACGGCCGAGCAACCGTCTATCTGGAGATAGCTGGACCGGCCCGAACGCGCTCATCGCGTTTTTTTAACTCGTCTGGAGTTTGATTTTCACATAGCTACATTCTTACTACCTTGAATCGCGCCCCAGATAGTGGTCGGAACGCGGAGTCGATCTCGCGGTCGAGCTCAGATCCCGCATCTCCGAGATTTCTCCAGCGAGAAGTCTGAAACAGGTAGAAGAGTTTTAATCCGTGGACTTCCCCATGTCAACGCGTAACACTTGTTCCACCAAACAATGCCCGATCAGGTTCCCAGGCCAGGCGTACTTGCATGCTTTCGAAATTACCATAAACGATGCTGTGAAAGCGAATCTCAAGCTCGCCCTGTTtgcctcttctctctcttggtTTTTTTGGTCCACCCTTCTGAATGTGATCAAACTCGAGAGAGAAAGACTGGACTTTCTTCAGCTTTTTCAGACAATAGAATCAGAGACCATGAAAATAGCCTGgtcagaagagaagaaaatctTCATGGGGCTTTGATTACGAGCATGCGCCCATGAAAGAGAACCGACCAAAACCTTTGGTTTCTCCGCAGAAAAGAATGTCAACCAAAGAAAAGAGCAGAACAGAGAAGGAGGACTCTGCCTAATTAGCAGTTGCAGGCAAGTGCTGCGAATGGCTCAAGAGAGATTCTTCTAATCAATTACAGAAAAATCAACTCTTTATGTACACACTAAAATCGTGGACAACCGAAAAGAACAGatacaagggaaaaagaaaataaggttaacccaattttttttttttttctgttttcttctttattttctggGTTCTTCTGGACAAAGATCAAACATCTACACATTCATCGGGCCAATTCAATGGTACAATAACCTTGACCCTCTAGACTGGTAGAGCTCCAACCTGCTCTTGGCATCCTGCAACAATGCCTCAATCTTCTCGTCCTGGTTCATGTGGGACTGCTTGGACGCCCACTCGAGCACGGTGAGCACCTCGGCCTGCGCGAGCTCCTCGCTGTCGGGGACGTGCTTCGCGGTGTAGCCGAGGAGGACGAGCGCGTCGAGCTGCACCGCCTGCTCGCCGAAGTACACCAGCTGGATCAGGTGCTTCACCCCGCCCGCGCCTATGATGGCCTTGGAGTGGTCGAGGTGGAGGTAGTTCTCTGTGCCCGCGAACTTGGCGAGGGCGATGCAGGCCTCCCGGGACACCTCAGCCTCCCGCTCGTCGAGCAGGCGCACCAGCGGGTCTATCATCCGGGTCTCCGTGGCCCGGAAGGTCCGGGCCAGGTTCCCGATGGCCTTGATGCAGGGGATGAGGAGATCTGAGTCGGCTTTCTCGATGACCTTGAGGAGCTGGTCGACCACGGCCTTGCAAGCAGGCGAGTTCGGCTTGAACGCGGATCGCCGCAACTCCGTGTCCCGCTCGGCCATGGCAGTGATCTCCATCAGGGCCATAGCAGAGTTGAACCGGACGTCCTCGGGCCCTTTCTCGAGGAGCACCGCGAAGCAGAGGAGCGCCCTCGACTCGGTGATGCTGCGGCAGATCGCGGAGTTCCCCTTGGCGAGATGCCAGAGGGCCTGTGAGGCCATGGCCTTCATCTGGGCCTTGGTGGCCGGGTCCTCGGTTTCTCTGCCCTTCATGTTGGCCCCGGACACCGAGTGGCTGTGCTGGTGGTGCCGGTGCTGCAGCGGCGGGAGAGACTGGTAATTCTGCTTCCCATTGGCGATGTGATTGATCTCGGCTGGCTTCTCTGCCTGCTTTGAGGCGGCATTCATTGCCATCGTGTGAGCGACCACATTGAGCATCTTGTTCGCTCGGGCGTTGCCAAGTGGATGGGCGATGAGACTGGCGTCCTCCCTGTCCTCATCCAAGCCCATCCCAGCTGTGGCCGCCCTGTTTGGCCCACCCATGGCCGCCGCCGCCTGGTTGGTGTTGCTGCTGGCAAGGACAATGGCATGGAGGGAATTGGCCTTGAGCGTGGCGATGGCGTACTTGCTGTGCTCCTGGACGGTCTCGAAGGCGAGGTGGCTGACGAGGAGGCGAATGATGTTGTGCTGGGCGAAGAGGTCCTGGCACTTGGGGTAGTGGGCGGCGAGCTCGGAGACGGCCCAGGCGGCGACGGCCTGGGCCTTCATGGGACCCTCCTTGAGGATTTTGGCGAACACCTGACAGACGCCGGCGTGGATCATGTACTCGACGCTCTCGGGGTCGCGGCCGAGGAGGCCGATGGCGCGGGCGGCGTTCTCCTGGCCCTCGGGCTTGCCCTCCTTGAGGAGCCGGAGGAGGGGGCCGATGCCGCCCTCCTCGAGGATGAGCTTGCCGTAGCGGTCGTTGTCCCTGGCGAGGGAGACGAGGG
Above is a window of Eucalyptus grandis isolate ANBG69807.140 chromosome 9, ASM1654582v1, whole genome shotgun sequence DNA encoding:
- the LOC104419652 gene encoding uncharacterized protein LOC104419652 is translated as MADLVKQILAKPIQMADQVAKAADEASAFKQECAELKSKTERLAALLRQAARSGSDLYERPTRRIVEDTEQALGKALAIVLKCRANGLMKRVFTLIPAAAFRKTSSLLENSIGDVSWLLRVSAPADDRADDGYLGLPPIAANEPILCLIWEQIATLHNGGSLDERSDAAASLVSLARDNDRYGKLILEEGGIGPLLRLLKEGKPEGQENAARAIGLLGRDPESVEYMIHAGVCQVFAKILKEGPMKAQAVAAWAVSELAAHYPKCQDLFAQHNIIRLLVSHLAFETVQEHSKYAIATLKANSLHAIVLASSNTNQAAAAMGGPNRAATAGMGLDEDREDASLIAHPLGNARANKMLNVVAHTMAMNAASKQAEKPAEINHIANGKQNYQSLPPLQHRHHQHSHSVSGANMKGRETEDPATKAQMKAMASQALWHLAKGNSAICRSITESRALLCFAVLLEKGPEDVRFNSAMALMEITAMAERDTELRRSAFKPNSPACKAVVDQLLKVIEKADSDLLIPCIKAIGNLARTFRATETRMIDPLVRLLDEREAEVSREACIALAKFAGTENYLHLDHSKAIIGAGGVKHLIQLVYFGEQAVQLDALVLLGYTAKHVPDSEELAQAEVLTVLEWASKQSHMNQDEKIEALLQDAKSRLELYQSRGSRLLYH